The Pyxidicoccus sp. MSG2 DNA segment TGAGGCGGTAGTAGAGGTCCTCGCGGAACGTCCCCTCCGCGGCCCGGCGGCGGAGGTCGCGGTGCGTGGCCGCGAGGATGCGCACGTCCACCTTGACGGGCCGGTCCTCACCCACCGGCCGCACCTCGCCCTCCTGCAACACGCGCAGCAGCTTGGCCTGGAGCGGCGGGGCCAGCTCGCCCACCTCGTCCAGCAGCAGCGTCCCTCCGTCCGCCTCTCGGAAGAGGCCCTGGCGCACGCGGTGCGCGCCGGTGAAGGCCCCCTTCGAGTGGCCGAACAGCTCCGCCTCCGCCAATTCCTCCGTGAGCGCCGCGCAATTGAAGCGCAGGTAGGGCCTGTCCGCGCGCGGCGAGGCCCGCACCAGTGCCTCCGCCACGCGCTCCTTGCCCGTGCCGCTCTCGCCGGTAATGAGCACCGTCACGTCTCGCGAGCCCGCGCGCTGGACGAGCTGTGCCAGCCGCCCCATGGCCTCCGAGGCGAACACCAGCGAGCGGGACAGGTTCAGCTCGCCCGCGAGCCGCTCGTTCTCGTCGCGCAGCCGCACCGCCTCCAGCGCGCGGGTGACGACGGCCAGCAGCTCGTCCACGTCGAAGGGCTTGCGGAAGTAGTCGTACGCGCCCGCCTTCACAGCATCCACCGCGAAGCGCTCCGAGCCGTGCGCGGTGACGACGATGATACGCGGCGCGTGGGGCTGGCCGTGCAGCCGCTTCACCAGCTCCATCCCGTCCACGCGCGGCATGCGCAGGTCGGTGATGACCAGCTCGTACGGCCGCGCCGCCAGCTTCGCCAGGGCGACCTCGCCGTCCTCCGCGACGTCCACCGAGACGCCGGGCAGGCTGCGCAACGTCTCCTTCAGCGTGAAGCGCACGCCCGCGTCGTCGTCCACCACCAGTACATGGTGGGTGGATTCCACTGCCGCGCCCGCGTCAGCCGGCATGGGCCACCTCGCCCGTGCCCACGGGCTTGAGGATGTCCGCGGGCAGCTCTCGCGGCAGCACCAGCTCCGCCACGCATCCGCCACCCCCACGGTTCGTCAGGGTGACTTCGCCCCCGTGCTGGCGCGCCAGCGCGCGCGCCACCGTCAGCCCCAGCCCGGAGCCCTTCGCCTTGCTGGTGACGCCTGCCTCGAAGGCGCGGTGGGCCACCTCGGGCGGCAGGCCCGCGCCCATGTCCTTCACGGACACCCGGGCCTCGCCGATGGAGTTGGCATCCACCTCCAGGAGGACCTGGCCTCCCCGGGGGCTCGCCTCGATGGCGTTGTGGAGCAGGTTCATCACCACCTGCTTCACCTTGCGCGCGTCGCACACGGAGAACACGGGCCCCTGCCCCACGCGCTCCAGCCGGATTTCGCCCTGGGCGGCGAGCCCCTCGTGCAGCACCAGCGCCTCGTCACACAGCGCCACCAGGTCCACCGCGCTCACCGACAGCGGGACGAGCGGCCGCGAGAAGTTGAGGAACTCCTCCAGGATGCCCTGCATGCGCACCACCTCGCTGGACAGCACCTCCAGGCGCTCGGTGGGCTGGGCGCGGCCGGCCTCGCGCACCATGAGCTGGGTGAGCCCCTTCACCGTGGCCAGCGGGTTCTTCAGCTCGTGGGCAATCTCCCCGGACATGGACTCCAGCGCGCGCGAGTAGGAGCGGTGGGTGGCCAGCAGCTCATCCCGCTGGTCCAGCGCCTCGCGGAGCATGTCGTCGAACGTCCCGCGGATGGCGGCGCCGGCCGTGTTGACCATGATGATGAACATGAACATCAGCAACGCGATGGCGAACATCCACG contains these protein-coding regions:
- a CDS encoding sensor histidine kinase, whose amino-acid sequence is MDSRTRRNFDDIQLRHIGRIFGRMVVLRASVGAGLMLAVAWMAAMDPAPWRMTWLVLQVVGALTFFIYELRRYRREGLTRRSVPINLLLGVFFQQSLVTGTGGLASPLLPMIIPLAFVGATTLPRTWHLRVFKAELAALALMALPQLAGWLPMLPLSYLGAPPRPWMFAIALLMFMFIIMVNTAGAAIRGTFDDMLREALDQRDELLATHRSYSRALESMSGEIAHELKNPLATVKGLTQLMVREAGRAQPTERLEVLSSEVVRMQGILEEFLNFSRPLVPLSVSAVDLVALCDEALVLHEGLAAQGEIRLERVGQGPVFSVCDARKVKQVVMNLLHNAIEASPRGGQVLLEVDANSIGEARVSVKDMGAGLPPEVAHRAFEAGVTSKAKGSGLGLTVARALARQHGGEVTLTNRGGGGCVAELVLPRELPADILKPVGTGEVAHAG
- a CDS encoding sigma-54-dependent transcriptional regulator, whose amino-acid sequence is MPADAGAAVESTHHVLVVDDDAGVRFTLKETLRSLPGVSVDVAEDGEVALAKLAARPYELVITDLRMPRVDGMELVKRLHGQPHAPRIIVVTAHGSERFAVDAVKAGAYDYFRKPFDVDELLAVVTRALEAVRLRDENERLAGELNLSRSLVFASEAMGRLAQLVQRAGSRDVTVLITGESGTGKERVAEALVRASPRADRPYLRFNCAALTEELAEAELFGHSKGAFTGAHRVRQGLFREADGGTLLLDEVGELAPPLQAKLLRVLQEGEVRPVGEDRPVKVDVRILAATHRDLRRRAAEGTFREDLYYRLNVVQLRVPPLRERPEDIPVLARMFLDRFSDRFHTGPLKVPEGFIEKLRALPWPGNVRELENTLESLVALSSDGELDLGLLPVPESPASGAPAGATAPGPGASADAPDGAGLKERVEAYERGLVLDALRISGGNRSEAARRLGIGRATLHDKLRKYGLDAAPDEGGEGRG